A DNA window from Onthophagus taurus isolate NC chromosome 1, IU_Otau_3.0, whole genome shotgun sequence contains the following coding sequences:
- the LOC111421858 gene encoding putative odorant receptor 92a — MSEKGYHKDFFSANIVLMKISGIWSFLNRDKTTRHLHVTITLIFIFFLQIITSCDETYLLKYVYHRLDLLIPHIGIMLTHFLGNIKIFIFFMNREKIVKLMDEVEDSRFNYNFPPEIDGYKIAQGNKMVARGAILFFLGISTGVALSRVIPILTYTVWKLDTYNITCEEIFPFLLRTPFPTTSTLGCVGAINYINVIIIAYAYQMICCDVMYVTCLICLKSHMSILKKGFETIRIRCLRELNLKLDSREHLNDSDIKQLVDMMNFEMKKFTLHLQSIIKNIQIIEEIYNKIILLQVLTVGFMMVCCLYMMSTVGMFSTTFVAQFIYLFALTTQVTLYCWFGNEITVAGSEIPTSIYQGDWLSTTTGFKRSMMINMLRLNRDIHLTVGKFSPLTIATLVSIFRGSYSYFAVLRNVEN; from the exons atgtCCGAGAAAGGTTatcataaagattttttttctgcaaacatagttttgatgaaaatatCAGGAATTTGGTCTTTTTTGAATCGAGATAAAACCACACGACATCTACATGTAACAATCACGctgatttttatatttttcttacaAATTATAACCAGTTGCGATGAAACTTATCTTCTCAAATACGTTTACCACCGTTTAGATTTACTTATTCCACATATCGGAATTATGCTAACTCATTTCTTGGGtaatataaagatttttatttttttcatgaatcgggaaaaaatagttaaactGATGGATGAAGTCGAAGATAGTCGTTTCAATTACAATTTTCCACCTGAAATTGATGGTTATAAAATTGCTCAAGGTAATAAAATGGTAGCGAGAGgcgcaattttattttttttgggaaTTTCAACCGGTGTTGCTCTATCAAGGGTGATCCCCATCTTAACATACACCGTTTGGAAACTTGACACTTATAATATAACTTGCGAAGAAATTTTTCCGTTCTTATTAAGAACGCCGTTTCCTACAACATCAACACTGGGCTGTGTGGGAGcgattaattatattaacgTTATTATTATCGCTTATGCGTATCAAATGATAT gttGTGATGTTATGTACGTTACCTGCTTAATTTGCTTAAAATCGCATATGAGCATATTGAAGAAAGGCTTCGAAACCATCCGTATAAGATGTCTAAGAGAATTGAACTTAAAATTGGATTCCAGGGAACATTTAAATGATTCCGACATCAAGCAACTTGTTGATATGATGAATTTCGAAATGAAAAAGTTCACGTTACATTTACAATCGATAATTAA AAACATTCAAATAATAGAAGAAATCTACAACAAAATAATACTTTTGCAAGTTTTAACAGTCGGTTTTATGATGGTTTGTTGTCTTTATATGATGTCAACGGTTGGCATGTtttcaacaacttttgtagctcaatttatttatttatttgcttTAACAACTCAAGTTACCTTATATTGTTGGTTCGGTAATGAAATTACTGTTGCt GGTTCAGAAATACCAACGAGTATTTATCAAGGTGACTGGTTATCCACAACAACTGGTTTTAAAAGAAGTATGATGATTAATATGTTACGTTTAAATAGAGATATTCATCTTACAGTTGGTAAATTTTCTCCTCTAACAATTGCAACATTAGTTAGT atTTTTAGAGGATCTTATTCCTATTTTGCTGTCTTGAGGAATGtggagaattaa
- the LOC111421857 gene encoding odorant receptor 43a-like, with amino-acid sequence MEELKKEGYDYESIADYNPYQISVDRKRIAIRGILAFFTTVCSVPLVGTITSVTLLTIQENVTCVEILPDRTRVRLRMESYFDCCVAIIFQGTPVLMFGWQIVVIDNLYVVILVCLESHILIVKGAFETIRTRALRKLNLTENNLENNKHSLDRLMEHEMKRLSYLRKIEEIFNIIVLMQVVVMMALGVCSLYMMSSVITLYCWIGNEITLTGATVPLAIYKSDWITATSSFRKGMLINMARMQRNLCITIGKFSPLTLATLVAIFRGSYSYFALLQSQKMRE; translated from the exons ATGGaagagttaaaaaaagaagGATATGATTACGAATCGATTGCTGATTATAACCCATATCAGATCTCTGTTGATCGAAAAAGAATTGCGATCAGAGGAATCTTAGCGTTTTTTACGACGGTTTGTAGTGTTCCTTTGGTTGGAACAATTACTTCAGTTACATTGTTAACGATACAAGAAAATGTTACTTGCGTTGAAATTTTACCGGATCGAACAAGAGTTCGTTTACGCATGGaaagttattttgattgtTGTGTGGCCATCATTTTTCAAGGAACACCAGTTTTAATGTTTGGATGGCAAATTGTtg taATCGATAATCTGTACGTGGTTATTTTGGTTTGTTTGGAATCTcatattttaattgtaaaaggTGCTTTTGAAACGATAAGAACACGAGCTTTACGTAAACTTAATTTAACGGAGaataatttggaaaataataaacattctTTAGATCGATTAATGGAACATGAAATGAAACGACTCA gttatttgagaaaaattgaagaaatatttaatataatagtGTTAATGCAAGTAGTCGTTATGATGGCTTTGGGAGTTTGTTCTTTGTACATGATGTCAAgtgtaa TAACACTTTATTGTTGGATCGGAAATGAAATAACATTGACG GGAGCAACTGTCCCTTTGGCAATTTATAAATCAGATTGGATCACTGCTACTTCAAGTTTTCGTAAAggaatgttaataaatatggCCCGTATGCAAAGAAATTTATGCATAACAATCGGAAAATTTTCACCTTTAACTCTTGCTACCTTAGTTGCt atatttagaGGTTCATACTCTTATTTCGCACTGTTACAGAGCCAAAAAATGAGGGAGTAA